In Phreatobacter cathodiphilus, the genomic window CACGCGGACCGAACTGCAACGGCCTCACTCTCCACGATCAGGGTAAACGGCGCGTTTCCACTCCCTTTCCAAATCGGCCGGCCGGCGTCCCGAAACGAAACGGGCCCGCGTAAGCGGGCCCGTCGAAACGCTGTGGAAAGGCTGTCGGCGCGCCGTCAGAGACGGCCGCCCTCGCCGCCGGGTCCGCCACGGCCGGGGCCGCCGCGATGGCCTTCCCAATGGCCACCCCAGCCACCGCCCATGCGGCCATGGCCGCCTCCGCCCATCATCATGCGGCCGCCACGCTGCATCATGCGGTCGACGCGGCGCTTCTGCGCCTCGTCGAGCGAGGCGTAGAGCGGCGCCGCGGCATCGGCGAGCTTCTTCATGGTGGCGGCGTTCTCGCCCATCCGGTCGGCCATGGTGCGCAGGCGCTGCACCGGGTCGGGGCGCGCCGCGTCACGGTTCTCGCGCATCTCCCGCCAGCGCTGCATCCGCTCGGTCATGCGCTGGTTGCGCTGGGTCGCGGCCTCGCGCAACGCCGTCTCCAGCGCCGGCCAGTGACGCTCCTGCTCGGGGGTGAGCCGCAGCATGGCCTTCAGGCCGGCAATGCGCGCATCCGTCATGGCGGCGCGATCCTCGGGGCTCATCCGCATCCACCCGGGGCCGCGGCCCTCGCCACGGGGGCCGGACTCGGCATTGGGGCCGCGCGGACCGCCGGGAGCAGGCTGGGCGATGGCGGCCGCGCCGAGCGCCAGGGTGGCGGCTACGCCGGCGGCGATGATCATGGTCTTCATGGGAGAGTCTCCTCTGGGGTTCGCCCTGATGAGGAGAATCTACGCCACCGGACCCGGCGGACCGAGTTAAACTTCGTTCATGTGGCCGGAGGCTTGGGCCCCGCCGCCTTTCCGAACTGGGCGAAGAGCGTTTCGAGCTGCGCCAGCTGCTGGTCCTGCACCTCGCGTCCGGCCTCGAACATCCGGCCCATGGTCGCCGTCCAGGTGTCGGCCGCCTGCTGGCCGAGCGTGCGCGGGCCGCTGGTCTCGGTCTCGGCCGTCTGCGGCTTCATCGCCGCCGCCAGCAGGGGGTTCGCCGCCTGCATCTGCCGGGCGATCTCCATCATCTGCTCCAGCCCGGGCATGGCCGGCATCTGGCCCGGCTTCTGCGCTGCGGACTGGCCGAAGAAATTGCCGAACATACCCATCATTCCCGCCATCGGATCGGCCGCGGCGGTCGCCTGCGGCGGCATCATCCGGGCGATCATGGCGGTGAACATGTCGC contains:
- a CDS encoding Spy/CpxP family protein refolding chaperone, whose translation is MKTMIIAAGVAATLALGAAAIAQPAPGGPRGPNAESGPRGEGRGPGWMRMSPEDRAAMTDARIAGLKAMLRLTPEQERHWPALETALREAATQRNQRMTERMQRWREMRENRDAARPDPVQRLRTMADRMGENAATMKKLADAAAPLYASLDEAQKRRVDRMMQRGGRMMMGGGGHGRMGGGWGGHWEGHRGGPGRGGPGGEGGRL